Proteins encoded by one window of Streptomyces sp. LX-29:
- a CDS encoding SDR family NAD(P)-dependent oxidoreductase has translation MNGSALSGCAALVTGASSGIGAATALSLAAEGASVAVVARRTGRLEELATTIRDDGGSCLVLTADLEDAARARRAVADAAERFGRLDILVNNAGYAAPSAIEEADARDWARMVGLNFTAVLHTSQAALPHLLRAAADGPRRVADIVNVSSAAGRRVLRNNSVYAATKHAVGAFSEGLRQEVTGRNVRVGLIEPGLTTTELTAGREVGPVSGLARDSWLHAEDVARSITFMVTQPARAAVNEILVRPTAQEP, from the coding sequence GTGAACGGGTCAGCGCTGTCGGGATGCGCCGCACTGGTGACGGGCGCGTCCAGCGGCATCGGGGCGGCCACCGCCCTCTCCCTGGCCGCCGAGGGCGCCTCGGTCGCGGTGGTCGCCCGCCGCACCGGCCGGCTCGAGGAGCTGGCGACCACCATCCGCGACGACGGCGGCAGCTGCCTCGTGCTCACCGCCGACCTGGAGGACGCGGCACGGGCGCGCCGGGCCGTCGCGGACGCGGCGGAGCGGTTCGGACGGCTGGACATCCTGGTGAACAACGCCGGCTACGCGGCGCCGAGCGCGATCGAGGAGGCCGACGCGCGGGACTGGGCGCGCATGGTCGGCCTCAACTTCACCGCCGTTCTCCACACGTCGCAGGCGGCGCTGCCCCATCTGCTGCGGGCCGCGGCCGACGGCCCCCGCCGGGTCGCCGACATCGTGAACGTCAGCTCGGCCGCGGGTCGCAGGGTGCTGCGCAACAACTCCGTCTACGCGGCGACCAAGCACGCCGTGGGCGCCTTCAGCGAGGGCCTGCGCCAGGAGGTGACCGGACGCAACGTGCGCGTGGGGCTGATCGAGCCCGGGCTGACCACGACCGAGTTGACGGCCGGCCGCGAGGTCGGCCCGGTCAGCGGCCTCGCGCGGGACTCCTGGCTGCACGCGGAGGACGTCGCACGCTCGATCACCTTCATGGTCACCCAGCCGGCGCGCGCCGCGGTCAACGAGATCCTGGTGCGACCCACGGCCCAGGAGCCGTGA
- a CDS encoding arginase family protein yields MRRQLVIIEAPSVLGLRPGGVAELPAALLGAGLRERLGADIGARVAVPAYDPVRDPETGVLNPHSIAAYSLVLADAVGEVLARDGFPVVLGGDCSILLGNLLALRRTGRYGLLFLDGHTDFYQPAAEPAGEAASMDLALATGYGPRVLTDLEGRRPLVREEDVVALGFRDAEESAAAGMRPLPPRLGAMDLATVRAVGAAEAARRAVDRLGAAGGAGFWVHLDADVLDDAVMPAVDYRLPDGLSWRELETVLRAALDGDRAVGLDVTIFNPRLDPDGRIAASLVDCLAHGLGHA; encoded by the coding sequence GTGCGGCGACAGTTGGTGATCATCGAGGCTCCGTCGGTGCTGGGGCTGCGCCCCGGGGGCGTGGCGGAGCTGCCGGCCGCGCTGCTCGGCGCGGGCCTGCGGGAGCGGCTGGGCGCGGACATCGGGGCCCGGGTCGCGGTGCCCGCCTACGACCCCGTGCGCGACCCCGAGACCGGGGTGCTCAACCCGCACTCCATCGCCGCGTACTCCCTCGTGCTCGCCGACGCGGTCGGCGAGGTCCTGGCCCGGGACGGCTTCCCGGTCGTCCTCGGCGGGGACTGCTCCATCCTGCTCGGCAACCTGCTGGCGCTGCGCCGCACCGGCCGCTACGGGCTGCTCTTCCTCGACGGGCACACCGACTTCTACCAGCCCGCGGCCGAACCCGCGGGCGAGGCCGCGTCGATGGACCTGGCGCTGGCGACCGGCTACGGGCCGCGCGTGCTCACCGACCTGGAGGGCCGGCGGCCCCTGGTGCGCGAGGAGGACGTCGTCGCCCTCGGCTTCCGGGACGCCGAGGAGTCGGCCGCGGCCGGGATGCGGCCCCTGCCGCCCCGGCTGGGCGCGATGGACCTGGCGACGGTGCGGGCCGTGGGCGCGGCCGAAGCCGCGCGCAGGGCCGTGGACCGGCTGGGCGCCGCCGGCGGCGCCGGATTCTGGGTGCACCTGGACGCCGACGTCCTGGACGACGCCGTCATGCCCGCCGTCGACTACCGGCTGCCCGACGGGCTGAGCTGGCGCGAGCTGGAGACCGTGCTGCGCGCGGCCCTGGACGGCGACCGGGCCGTGGGGCTCGACGTCACCATCTTCAACCCACGCCTGGACCCGGACGGCCGGATCGCGGCCAGCCTGGTCGACTGCCTGGCCCATGGGCTGGGTCACGCCTGA
- a CDS encoding winged helix-turn-helix domain-containing protein, with protein MIRIHFTAVDFAKVRFAPRPAPLQELNTALMTMCRPDEELLFGRWRRRLLRSLPAAAGALGDLVPAGRPPLFLDEFSDDLRDGLDAVRATSPTLVRAEIERVYAPHPTPPPRWIRDLHRGDADAWRLVRRAQHAAFETALRPVWPLVQELHRREFTRHALTVAEHGVGAALTALVPDSRWNEGVWEIAAPVPREIALRGRGLVLVPTFHWTAHPLPAELPDQPPRLTCPAGPGLPLTPTGPADTEEALAAVLGRTRLDILLLLADGHTTSTLARRLGVSNATASAHAAALRGAGLITTVRTGRSVRHERTALGSLLVQRRDAQPNDGTLSGGTAPGRRGHDGTSGDDTPGSGPRRTGDRPPATP; from the coding sequence GTGATACGGATCCACTTCACGGCCGTCGACTTCGCGAAGGTCCGGTTCGCGCCGCGCCCGGCCCCGTTGCAGGAGCTGAACACGGCCCTGATGACGATGTGCCGCCCCGATGAGGAGCTGCTCTTCGGGCGGTGGAGACGGCGCCTCCTGCGGTCCCTGCCCGCCGCCGCCGGGGCGCTGGGCGACCTGGTCCCCGCGGGGCGGCCACCCCTGTTCCTCGACGAGTTCAGCGACGACCTGCGCGACGGGCTGGACGCGGTCCGCGCCACCTCACCCACCCTCGTCCGCGCCGAGATCGAGCGCGTCTACGCCCCGCACCCGACCCCGCCCCCACGGTGGATCCGCGATCTGCACCGAGGGGACGCCGACGCCTGGCGGCTGGTGCGGCGCGCCCAGCACGCGGCCTTCGAGACGGCGCTGCGCCCCGTGTGGCCGCTGGTCCAGGAGCTGCACCGGCGGGAGTTCACCCGCCACGCCCTGACCGTGGCGGAACACGGGGTCGGCGCCGCGCTCACCGCGCTCGTCCCCGACAGTCGATGGAACGAGGGGGTCTGGGAGATCGCGGCGCCCGTCCCGCGGGAGATCGCCCTGCGCGGCCGCGGCCTGGTGTTGGTGCCCACGTTCCACTGGACGGCCCACCCCCTGCCGGCCGAGCTGCCCGACCAGCCGCCCCGTCTGACCTGTCCGGCGGGCCCCGGGCTGCCGCTCACCCCCACCGGCCCGGCCGACACCGAGGAGGCGCTGGCGGCGGTGCTGGGCCGGACCCGCCTCGACATCCTGCTGCTCCTCGCCGACGGCCACACCACCAGCACCCTGGCCCGACGGCTGGGCGTCAGCAACGCCACCGCCTCCGCCCACGCCGCCGCGCTGCGCGGCGCCGGTCTGATCACCACGGTCCGCACCGGACGGTCGGTACGGCACGAGCGGACGGCCCTCGGAAGCCTGCTGGTCCAGCGCCGCGACGCCCAGCCGAACGACGGCACGCTGAGCGGGGGTACGGCGCCCGGGAGGCGAGGGCATGACGGTACGTCGGGTGACGACACGCCCGGCAGCGGGCCCCGGCGCACCGGCGACCGACCGCCCGCCACCCCGTAG
- a CDS encoding alpha/beta hydrolase encodes MTPSLTSGAAPMGRRTVAKSAALAAATLLTGGGTAWARSSAGDPGPAPHGGLVLRLPAPTGPHRVGVTSLHLVDGSRTDPWDDRITVRELMVSVFYPARTVRGRRRAPQLTPEAAVLFGQIDVHARPPLPDAGVDWAATLTHAYENAPARPVRRPVLLYSPGGGDPRTVGTTLAEELASHGHVVVTMDHPGDSSEVEFPAATTERAKVRATVLFGPPTPAQFRTMVDTRLADTAFVLDRLADLAAGRNPDAEGRPLPQGLPRALDLRRVGVYGHSAGGTTAAQALYDDPRIGAAVDLEGYLDHPAEAPGQPGELFPVARNGVDRPLLLLGTDGFRDERFDRSWSAMLAHPGGHTRLRRIDDATHWVFTDYAAMVPRLQAAGLMTAEERRSMIGAIAPARAVPTVRNQVRGFFARHLPPAR; translated from the coding sequence ATGACTCCTTCCCTCACCTCCGGTGCGGCCCCGATGGGACGGCGCACCGTCGCCAAGTCTGCCGCACTGGCCGCCGCGACCCTGCTCACGGGTGGCGGCACCGCCTGGGCCCGGTCCTCCGCGGGCGACCCCGGACCCGCCCCGCACGGCGGCCTCGTCCTACGGCTTCCCGCGCCGACCGGGCCGCACCGGGTCGGCGTCACCAGCCTGCACCTGGTCGACGGCTCCCGAACCGATCCGTGGGACGACCGGATCACCGTGCGGGAGCTGATGGTGTCGGTCTTCTACCCGGCGCGGACCGTCCGGGGGCGCCGGCGGGCGCCCCAGCTGACGCCCGAGGCCGCGGTGTTGTTCGGACAGATCGACGTCCACGCGCGCCCGCCGCTCCCGGACGCGGGCGTCGACTGGGCGGCCACGCTCACCCACGCGTACGAGAACGCCCCGGCGCGACCCGTGCGGCGGCCGGTGCTGCTGTACAGCCCCGGCGGCGGCGATCCCCGTACCGTCGGCACCACGCTCGCCGAGGAGTTGGCGAGCCACGGCCACGTGGTGGTGACGATGGACCACCCCGGGGACTCGAGCGAGGTGGAGTTCCCGGCGGCGACGACGGAGCGCGCCAAGGTCCGCGCCACCGTGCTGTTCGGCCCGCCCACCCCCGCGCAGTTCCGCACGATGGTCGACACCCGGCTCGCGGACACCGCGTTCGTGCTGGACCGGCTCGCCGACCTGGCGGCAGGACGCAACCCCGATGCCGAGGGGCGGCCGCTGCCCCAGGGGCTCCCCCGCGCGCTGGACCTCCGACGGGTGGGCGTCTACGGCCACTCGGCGGGCGGCACCACCGCCGCCCAGGCGCTGTACGACGATCCCCGCATCGGCGCCGCGGTCGATCTGGAGGGCTATCTCGACCACCCCGCGGAGGCTCCCGGGCAACCGGGCGAGCTGTTCCCGGTGGCCCGTAACGGGGTGGACCGCCCGCTCCTGCTGCTGGGCACCGACGGATTCCGCGACGAGCGGTTCGATCGCTCCTGGTCCGCCATGCTCGCGCACCCGGGCGGGCACACCCGGCTGCGGCGCATCGACGACGCGACGCACTGGGTGTTCACCGACTACGCGGCCATGGTGCCCCGGTTGCAGGCCGCCGGGCTGATGACCGCCGAGGAGCGGAGAAGCATGATCGGTGCTATCGCCCCCGCACGGGCCGTACCCACAGTGCGGAACCAGGTGCGCGGGTTCTTCGCCCGACACCTGCCGCCGGCGCGCTGA
- a CDS encoding polyprenyl synthetase family protein, translating into MWTGCARRPERATPPTGADPTGGDSSGAAPTGADPVPLTAPSDITAPSVVAPSGATEPTAREEDIGERAAWWSSGGAADGWERDIDALYPAAPGAELTSELLAASGLAKAAFTEAAFTEAELPEGGPPEDAAVGGTYDPEPRPGGRGTDTAPGADGSAGDPEPDVSPNGSLDRRIHAALVAPVRHLLDSGGRRWRPRLMTAVIEALGGDGVRFGTLLAACELLHTGSLMIDDIQDRAPLRRGRRTAHTVYGTAATITAGTAAYFCLDRAIRRTLPPDPRLRTAVYEIYLTALRAAHAGQALDLQGHHEEMDLAVERGDVRPLLRMLALTHRLKSGAPVRALFETAAVVGGATAGQRAALGALGEAVGMAYQITDDVADLRGVANEEGETKRVAEDLHNAKVTFPLAYAVTRLPGPEAAALWERLRGGPDARAVRRIARTIEACGALDRCEQRAAGLVEEAWAAVAEELPATAAARRLRHLADATVRRPRAG; encoded by the coding sequence ATGTGGACAGGATGCGCTCGACGGCCGGAACGGGCCACACCGCCGACCGGTGCCGACCCGACTGGTGGCGACTCGTCCGGAGCCGCCCCGACCGGTGCCGACCCGGTACCTCTCACCGCCCCGTCCGACATCACCGCCCCGTCCGTCGTCGCCCCGTCCGGTGCCACGGAGCCCACCGCTCGGGAAGAGGACATCGGGGAGCGAGCCGCCTGGTGGTCGTCGGGTGGGGCGGCGGACGGCTGGGAGCGGGACATCGACGCGCTCTATCCCGCCGCGCCCGGGGCGGAGCTCACCTCGGAGTTGCTGGCGGCGTCCGGGCTGGCGAAGGCCGCGTTCACAGAGGCCGCGTTCACGGAGGCCGAGCTGCCGGAGGGCGGGCCGCCGGAGGACGCGGCCGTCGGCGGGACGTACGACCCGGAGCCCCGCCCCGGCGGGCGCGGGACGGACACCGCCCCCGGCGCGGACGGTTCGGCGGGCGACCCCGAGCCGGACGTCTCGCCGAACGGCTCGCTGGACCGGCGGATCCATGCCGCGCTGGTCGCGCCCGTACGCCATCTGCTGGACTCCGGGGGCCGGCGGTGGCGGCCGCGGCTGATGACGGCGGTGATCGAGGCGCTGGGCGGCGACGGGGTGCGGTTCGGCACGCTGCTGGCGGCGTGCGAGCTGCTGCACACCGGCTCGCTCATGATCGACGACATCCAGGACCGCGCCCCGCTCCGGCGCGGTCGACGGACCGCCCACACGGTCTACGGCACGGCGGCCACCATCACCGCCGGCACGGCCGCGTACTTCTGTCTGGACCGCGCCATCCGGCGCACACTGCCGCCCGACCCGCGGCTGCGCACCGCGGTGTACGAGATCTACCTGACCGCCCTGCGGGCCGCGCACGCCGGGCAGGCGCTGGACCTCCAGGGGCATCACGAGGAGATGGACCTCGCCGTGGAGCGCGGCGACGTCCGACCGCTGCTGCGGATGCTGGCGCTCACCCACCGGCTGAAGTCCGGGGCTCCGGTGCGCGCCCTGTTCGAGACGGCTGCCGTGGTGGGCGGGGCGACGGCCGGACAGCGAGCGGCGCTCGGGGCGCTGGGCGAGGCGGTCGGCATGGCCTACCAGATCACCGACGACGTGGCCGATCTGCGCGGGGTGGCGAACGAGGAGGGCGAGACCAAGCGGGTCGCCGAGGATCTGCACAACGCCAAGGTGACCTTCCCGCTCGCCTATGCCGTCACCCGCCTGCCCGGGCCCGAGGCCGCGGCCCTGTGGGAGCGGCTGCGGGGCGGTCCGGACGCCCGCGCCGTGCGGCGGATCGCGCGGACCATCGAGGCGTGCGGGGCGCTCGACCGGTGCGAGCAGCGGGCGGCGGGGCTGGTGGAGGAGGCATGGGCGGCGGTGGCGGAGGAACTGCCCGCCACCGCGGCGGCCCGGCGGCTGCGGCACCTCGCCGACGCCACGGTGCGCCGGCCGCGCGCGGGGTGA
- a CDS encoding DUF418 domain-containing protein: protein MTADTERAPLRRGAARSEERALAPDLARGIMLLLIVLSNTAFHLWAARRGPSGWHPVDGSRVDHAVQFTMITVLDLRVYPLFAFLFGYGMTQLYLRQTAAGASERDAVALLRRRSLWLIVIGLTHAALLMGGDIVGYYGVLSLVLGWLFLRRGERALRWWIGIAVAQLLLITAEPVVSVMLRGDWAALGEVGDAGAEPGFTAYGAQQESWLAAAGTRLSTGLFITFVGAPLSLIGGGTLVFLLGFWAARRRILERPGRHLPLLRRTALIGIAVGWLGALPAALAHVGALDVPDDAQSEEGALTVLRDLTGNAAGIGYVAAIALFVHWWTTRPPRPGRGGAAAAVARGGSSGAARRGEVAVTAIAAVGKRSLSCYLAHSLIFAPLLAAWGLGLGEHLTSATMALFATGVWLITVFGAYALERAGRRGPVEAVLRRLVYGGRGRRGN from the coding sequence ATGACGGCCGACACCGAACGGGCGCCCCTGCGGCGCGGGGCCGCGCGGTCCGAGGAGCGGGCGCTCGCGCCCGACCTCGCGCGCGGGATCATGCTGCTGCTCATCGTCCTCTCCAACACCGCGTTCCATCTCTGGGCCGCCCGCCGCGGGCCCTCCGGCTGGCATCCCGTGGACGGCTCCCGGGTCGACCACGCGGTCCAGTTCACCATGATCACCGTGCTGGACCTGCGGGTCTATCCGCTCTTCGCCTTCCTCTTCGGCTACGGGATGACACAGCTGTATCTGCGGCAGACCGCCGCGGGCGCCTCCGAGCGGGACGCGGTCGCCCTGTTGCGGCGCCGCAGCCTGTGGCTGATCGTCATCGGGCTGACCCACGCCGCGCTCCTGATGGGCGGTGACATCGTCGGCTACTACGGAGTGTTGAGCCTCGTCCTCGGCTGGCTCTTCCTCCGCCGCGGCGAGCGGGCGCTGCGCTGGTGGATCGGGATCGCGGTCGCGCAACTGCTGCTCATCACGGCGGAGCCGGTGGTCTCGGTCATGCTCCGGGGCGACTGGGCGGCGCTGGGCGAGGTCGGCGACGCCGGCGCGGAGCCGGGCTTCACCGCGTACGGGGCGCAGCAGGAGAGCTGGCTCGCCGCGGCCGGCACCCGGCTGTCCACCGGACTGTTCATCACCTTCGTCGGCGCGCCCCTTTCGCTGATCGGCGGCGGGACGCTGGTCTTCCTGCTCGGCTTCTGGGCGGCCCGTCGCCGGATTCTGGAGCGGCCCGGTCGGCATCTGCCGCTGCTGCGCCGCACCGCGCTCATCGGCATAGCCGTCGGCTGGCTCGGGGCGCTGCCCGCCGCGCTCGCCCATGTGGGGGCGCTCGACGTGCCGGACGACGCACAGAGCGAGGAGGGGGCGCTGACGGTCCTTCGCGACCTCACCGGCAACGCCGCCGGCATCGGCTATGTCGCCGCCATCGCGCTGTTCGTCCACTGGTGGACCACCCGGCCGCCGCGGCCGGGGCGGGGCGGCGCGGCCGCGGCGGTCGCACGCGGGGGCAGCTCGGGCGCCGCCCGCCGGGGCGAGGTGGCCGTCACCGCGATCGCGGCGGTCGGCAAGCGCTCGCTCTCCTGCTATCTCGCCCATTCGCTGATCTTCGCCCCGCTGCTCGCCGCCTGGGGGCTCGGCCTCGGTGAGCACCTGACCAGCGCCACGATGGCGCTGTTCGCCACGGGCGTCTGGCTGATCACCGTGTTCGGGGCGTACGCGCTGGAGCGCGCGGGGCGGCGCGGACCGGTGGAGGCGGTGCTGCGGCGACTGGTGTACGGGGGCCGAGGGCGGCGCGGGAACTGA
- a CDS encoding NAD(P)H-dependent oxidoreductase, whose translation MTTDAPPGPLRVLVFGGALRADSTNARLASLVARLVTAAGATVDLATMRDFEMPAYDGDVEEARGLPQGALALRDRLEACNAFVISSPEYNASVPGVLKNAIDWVSRVRPQPFKSKHALLVSASPSMVGGNRGLWALRVPLEHLGTRVYPDMFSLAKAHQGFTEDGRLADEGLQERLAETVSGFLSLVEADARYVCLQRRWYEFLGDRTEAPVTQRAEDG comes from the coding sequence ATGACCACGGACGCCCCGCCCGGACCGCTGCGGGTGCTGGTCTTCGGCGGCGCGCTGCGCGCCGACTCCACCAACGCCAGACTCGCCTCGCTGGTGGCCCGTCTGGTGACCGCGGCCGGGGCCACCGTCGACCTCGCCACCATGCGCGACTTCGAGATGCCGGCCTACGACGGGGACGTGGAGGAGGCCCGGGGACTGCCGCAGGGCGCGCTCGCGCTGCGCGACCGACTGGAGGCGTGCAACGCCTTCGTGATCTCCTCGCCGGAGTACAACGCCTCGGTGCCCGGTGTGTTGAAGAACGCCATCGACTGGGTCTCGCGGGTCCGTCCGCAACCCTTCAAGAGCAAGCACGCGCTGCTCGTCTCCGCGTCCCCGTCCATGGTCGGCGGCAACCGCGGGCTGTGGGCGCTGCGGGTGCCGCTGGAGCACCTCGGCACCCGTGTGTACCCGGACATGTTCAGCCTGGCCAAGGCGCACCAGGGCTTCACCGAGGACGGCCGGCTGGCCGACGAGGGGCTGCAGGAGCGGCTGGCCGAGACCGTCTCCGGGTTTCTCAGCCTGGTCGAGGCCGACGCGCGCTATGTGTGTCTCCAGCGCCGGTGGTACGAGTTCCTCGGCGACCGTACCGAGGCTCCGGTCACCCAGCGGGCGGAGGACGGGTGA
- the thrS gene encoding threonine--tRNA ligase, translating to MREETTVYDHRKLGRELGLFDTDPLMGAGLPYWLPDGATVRHALEEFIRGAERRAGYRHVASPVLAKRELYEISGHWSHYSEDMFPPMELGGERFVLRPSLCPHHALIYRSRAHSYRELPLRMAELGGMYRSELSGVLGGLTRVRAIQLNDAHIFCTEEQVADEARAALELIGGAYRALGIRPARYRLSLPGAGGKYVADPAMWRRAAAVLADVLDASGLAYEAVEGEAAFYGPKIDVQIADGAGRESTLSTVQVDFHQPRRFDLRYIGPDGGRHRPVMVHRSVIGSVERAVAHLVEHHGGAFPAWLAPTQLVALPVSEAELPAATDLVRRCLDRGLRAELAGPEQGSLGARVRAARLVPYQAVIGAREVADDRVALRLRDGRRLDPLPADEASARIQAMVDGYETALWDVDAPA from the coding sequence ATCCGCGAGGAGACCACCGTGTACGACCACCGCAAACTCGGCCGTGAGCTGGGCCTGTTCGACACCGACCCGCTGATGGGCGCGGGGCTGCCGTACTGGCTGCCCGACGGCGCGACCGTGCGGCACGCCCTGGAGGAGTTCATCCGCGGCGCCGAGCGCCGCGCGGGGTACCGGCACGTCGCCTCGCCGGTGCTGGCCAAGCGCGAGCTCTACGAGATCTCCGGGCACTGGTCCCACTACAGCGAGGACATGTTCCCCCCGATGGAGCTGGGTGGGGAGCGGTTCGTGCTGCGGCCGAGCCTGTGCCCCCACCATGCGCTGATCTACCGCTCCCGCGCGCACAGCTACCGCGAGCTGCCGCTGCGGATGGCGGAGTTGGGCGGCATGTACCGCTCCGAGCTCTCCGGGGTGCTCGGCGGGCTGACCCGGGTCCGGGCGATCCAGCTCAACGACGCACACATCTTCTGCACCGAGGAGCAGGTCGCCGACGAGGCGCGGGCGGCGCTGGAACTGATCGGCGGCGCCTACCGGGCCCTGGGCATCCGGCCGGCGCGCTATCGGCTCTCCCTCCCCGGCGCGGGCGGGAAGTACGTGGCCGACCCGGCGATGTGGCGGCGGGCCGCGGCGGTGCTCGCCGACGTGCTGGACGCGTCCGGCCTGGCGTACGAGGCCGTCGAGGGCGAGGCGGCGTTCTACGGTCCCAAGATCGATGTGCAGATCGCCGACGGGGCGGGACGTGAGTCCACCCTCTCCACCGTCCAGGTCGACTTCCACCAGCCCCGCCGGTTCGATCTGCGCTACATCGGCCCGGACGGCGGCCGACACCGGCCCGTCATGGTCCACCGCAGCGTCATCGGGAGCGTGGAGCGGGCCGTCGCCCACCTCGTCGAGCACCACGGTGGCGCCTTCCCCGCCTGGCTCGCCCCGACCCAACTGGTGGCCCTGCCCGTCTCGGAGGCCGAGCTGCCGGCCGCCACCGACCTGGTGCGGCGCTGCCTCGACCGGGGGCTGCGCGCGGAGCTGGCGGGGCCGGAGCAGGGCAGCCTGGGCGCCCGCGTCCGCGCCGCCCGGCTCGTGCCGTACCAGGCGGTGATCGGCGCCAGGGAGGTCGCGGACGACAGGGTCGCGCTGCGGCTGCGGGACGGCCGGCGACTGGACCCGCTGCCGGCGGACGAGGCGTCGGCCCGCATCCAGGCCATGGTCGACGGCTACGAGACCGCGCTGTGGGACGTCGACGCCCCGGCGTAG